The following are encoded together in the Vibrio zhugei genome:
- a CDS encoding efflux RND transporter periplasmic adaptor subunit, whose product MSTFKVASLALLIGSALGYGANIYLSGMNYNMVGMTASESKSSDEPLYWVAPMDPNYQRDKPGKSPMGMDLIPVYADDLNGSNDKPGTVKIDPAVENNLGVKTDTVKQEVLAPRIETVGYVAFDESQLWQTNVRVSGWVEKLYINAVGEKVNQGDTLFTLYSPELVKAQEELISAYKTQRKGMIQGATDRLITLGVDRNQIKSIARRGKASQSIEIKAPADGVIASLNIREGGYLSPAQAVISAGPLNQVWVDAEVFERQSHWIKQGSQASMTLDALPGGEWNGEVDYVYPILDPSTRTLRVRLRFDNPQGELKPNMFANVALKPVSSDEVLTIPRSSVIRSGGMTRVVLAEGDGKYRSARIEVGRESADKIEVIKGMQRGDRVVTSAHFMLDSESSQSADLSRINGVEPTAETAWATGEITDVMAGHRMLTINHKPVPEWDWPRMTMNFMVSENVEMDQLSKGQTIDFEMQKSESGQYEIVDYKVSELSINTEVWIDGDVSMLMADFGMVTLNHAPVADWSWDAGELNFSVGGDFELSGFQEGDKVRFLVEKQGSDYLLKELVKSEDK is encoded by the coding sequence ATGAGTACATTTAAAGTTGCAAGCCTAGCGTTACTGATCGGCAGCGCATTGGGTTATGGAGCGAATATTTACCTTTCAGGCATGAACTATAACATGGTTGGAATGACAGCTTCTGAGTCTAAATCAAGTGATGAACCACTGTATTGGGTCGCACCGATGGACCCAAACTATCAGCGAGATAAACCGGGAAAGTCGCCTATGGGGATGGATCTTATTCCTGTGTATGCTGATGACCTCAATGGTAGTAACGACAAGCCAGGAACAGTAAAAATCGATCCTGCGGTTGAAAATAACCTCGGTGTAAAAACAGATACCGTAAAGCAAGAGGTCCTTGCACCACGCATCGAAACTGTCGGCTATGTCGCCTTTGATGAGAGTCAACTTTGGCAGACCAATGTTCGAGTATCGGGTTGGGTTGAAAAGCTTTATATCAATGCCGTTGGTGAAAAAGTGAATCAAGGTGACACGCTGTTCACTCTGTATTCCCCAGAGCTTGTAAAAGCACAAGAAGAACTGATCAGTGCCTATAAGACCCAACGTAAAGGAATGATACAAGGTGCTACCGATCGTTTGATCACTTTGGGGGTTGACCGCAATCAAATTAAATCCATCGCCCGTCGAGGTAAAGCGTCACAATCCATTGAAATTAAAGCACCGGCAGACGGCGTTATTGCAAGCCTCAATATTCGTGAAGGTGGCTACCTTTCTCCAGCTCAAGCGGTGATCAGCGCAGGTCCTTTGAATCAAGTATGGGTAGATGCAGAAGTCTTTGAACGTCAATCACATTGGATTAAACAAGGCAGTCAAGCATCTATGACATTGGATGCCTTACCAGGTGGAGAATGGAATGGTGAAGTGGATTATGTTTATCCCATTCTTGACCCTAGTACGCGTACATTGCGTGTCCGCCTTCGATTCGATAACCCACAAGGTGAACTTAAGCCGAATATGTTCGCTAACGTCGCGCTAAAACCGGTATCAAGTGATGAAGTGTTAACCATTCCACGTTCCTCAGTCATCCGCTCTGGCGGTATGACTCGCGTGGTTCTGGCTGAGGGAGATGGAAAATATCGCTCTGCCAGAATTGAAGTTGGTCGTGAGTCCGCTGACAAGATTGAGGTCATAAAGGGAATGCAACGAGGAGATCGTGTTGTTACGTCCGCGCACTTCATGTTGGACTCTGAATCAAGTCAGTCTGCCGATCTATCCAGAATCAATGGTGTTGAGCCAACTGCTGAAACGGCGTGGGCAACCGGCGAAATTACAGACGTAATGGCTGGGCATAGAATGCTAACTATTAATCATAAACCTGTTCCTGAGTGGGACTGGCCAAGAATGACCATGAATTTTATGGTATCAGAGAACGTTGAAATGGACCAACTTTCAAAAGGTCAAACGATTGATTTTGAAATGCAAAAATCTGAATCGGGTCAATATGAAATCGTTGATTACAAAGTAAGTGAGCTGAGCATAAATACAGAAGTATGGATAGACGGTGATGTCTCTATGTTAATGGCGGACTTTGGTATGGTGACACTAAATCATGCCCCTGTGGCTGATTGGTCCTGGGATGCAGGTGAGCTCAACTTTTCAGTCGGTGGTGACTTTGAACTCTCAGGTTTTCAGGAGGGTGACAAAGTTCGGTTTCTAGTTGAGAAACAAGGATCCGATTATCTTCTCAAAGAGTTAGTTAAAAGTGAGGATAAGTAA